A single region of the Mechercharimyces sp. CAU 1602 genome encodes:
- a CDS encoding cytochrome P450, whose protein sequence is MTTSHVKQSLQSATSLTTPSFKQHAYAHYDELRQHSPAFPLPFLYEGQLRIITRYKDANSLLKETRLTKNPHLILTEEQFSEFFVGGSSSPLSKHMLNVDPPDHTRLRTLVHKVFTPRMIEKLRPRIHAIASHLLQPYRHHSSSFDFIQSFAFPLPIIVISEMLGVPIEDRDQFRQWSNYLVEEHAEEDKDKEIAIMKEFTDYIGSQIADRRNHPKEDLISQLVHVRENGEQLSEPELFSMIFLLIIAGHETTVNLIGNGLFALLQHPEQWEELKKNPSLIPTATEEMLRYYSPVEFSTNRWALEDIPLGDTVISKGDYVLISLAAANRDPEQFPEPHLFNMKRNPNKHIAFGMGIHYCLGAPLARLEAHIAFEELLRTLPSLTLAKPAEELSWRPSLLMRGLKELPLIHR, encoded by the coding sequence GTGACTACTTCTCATGTAAAGCAGTCCTTACAATCTGCCACCTCTCTTACCACCCCTTCTTTTAAACAGCATGCATATGCTCACTATGATGAGTTGCGTCAACACTCCCCTGCCTTCCCACTTCCTTTCCTCTACGAAGGACAACTGCGAATCATCACCCGCTATAAAGATGCCAACTCGCTTTTAAAAGAGACTCGTTTAACTAAAAACCCTCACCTTATCCTCACAGAAGAACAATTCAGTGAGTTTTTTGTCGGAGGAAGTTCTAGTCCCTTGTCCAAACACATGTTAAATGTTGACCCACCAGATCACACTCGTTTGCGTACATTGGTACACAAAGTTTTTACTCCACGTATGATAGAAAAGTTGCGCCCACGCATTCATGCCATTGCGTCTCATCTACTTCAACCTTACCGCCATCATTCTTCTTCCTTTGACTTCATTCAATCCTTTGCTTTTCCCTTACCCATTATCGTCATCAGTGAAATGCTAGGCGTTCCCATTGAAGATCGAGATCAATTTCGCCAATGGTCCAATTACTTAGTAGAGGAGCATGCAGAAGAAGACAAAGACAAAGAGATCGCTATCATGAAAGAGTTTACCGACTATATCGGAAGTCAAATCGCAGATCGTAGAAATCACCCCAAAGAAGACCTCATCAGCCAACTGGTACATGTAAGGGAGAATGGGGAACAATTATCGGAACCAGAGCTGTTCTCCATGATTTTCTTACTAATTATTGCCGGACATGAAACCACTGTAAACTTAATTGGAAATGGATTATTTGCTCTTCTACAGCACCCTGAACAATGGGAAGAGCTAAAGAAAAACCCATCCCTCATCCCAACGGCTACAGAAGAGATGCTACGATACTATAGTCCCGTCGAGTTTTCCACCAACCGGTGGGCATTAGAAGATATTCCGCTGGGCGATACCGTTATCTCCAAGGGGGATTATGTCCTAATTTCACTTGCTGCTGCTAACCGTGACCCCGAACAATTTCCTGAACCTCATCTATTTAATATGAAGCGCAACCCTAATAAGCATATCGCGTTTGGCATGGGAATCCACTATTGTTTAGGGGCGCCACTTGCACGTCTGGAAGCTCACATCGCCTTTGAAGAGCTCTTGCGCACTCTTCCATCCCTCACCTTAGCAAAACCAGCCGAGGAGCTCTCCTGGCGTCCAAGTTTATTGATGCGAGGATTAAAAGAACTCCCACTGATTCACCGCTAA
- a CDS encoding nitroreductase family protein yields the protein MDTYNELLKVMHDRKSVKLYQKDADISKEELSEMLKEATTAPSSWNLQHWHFMVFKGEEVKQKLLPIAFNQPQVKDASAVIAILGDLEANKNAEAIFRPILEGGFMTEEAYNALLGNINGAYQMEGTARNSAILNASLAAMQFMLIAKAKGWDTCPMGGFNPVQLVEEFNIDKRYTPVMLIALGKAAKEAHPTSRFDIEKMTTWIEG from the coding sequence ATGGATACATATAACGAGCTATTAAAAGTGATGCATGACCGGAAATCGGTCAAGTTGTATCAAAAAGATGCGGACATTTCAAAGGAAGAACTGAGTGAGATGTTAAAGGAAGCGACGACCGCACCGTCATCATGGAACTTGCAACATTGGCATTTTATGGTTTTTAAAGGGGAAGAAGTAAAACAGAAGCTTTTACCGATCGCGTTTAATCAGCCTCAAGTAAAAGATGCCTCAGCAGTCATTGCAATCTTGGGAGACTTAGAAGCGAACAAAAATGCGGAAGCTATTTTTAGACCAATATTAGAAGGGGGTTTTATGACGGAAGAAGCATATAATGCCCTCTTAGGCAACATTAACGGAGCTTATCAAATGGAAGGAACCGCTCGTAATTCCGCTATTCTTAATGCATCTTTGGCAGCGATGCAATTTATGTTGATCGCAAAAGCAAAAGGGTGGGATACCTGTCCGATGGGTGGTTTTAATCCGGTGCAGTTAGTAGAAGAGTTTAACATCGATAAGCGCTATACACCGGTTATGCTAATTGCCCTCGGCAAGGCAGCAAAAGAGGCACATCCAACTTCTCGCTTTGATATTGAAAAGATGACCACATGGATTGAGGGATAA
- a CDS encoding ABC transporter ATP-binding protein → MIEIRNVSKTYRGSKHRSVDSLSLTIQPGEIFGFLGPNGAGKTTTIRMMTGILTPDEGDIQIAGYSIRKNAVEAKRYIGYVPDSPEPYDRLTGMEYINFIADIYHVTVEERKQRLPQLLQKFRMEDAVHHFIHSYSRGMKQKVTLIATLLHQPQLWILDEPMVGLDPQAALTLKEMMRQYRALQHSVFISTHVLEVAEKLCDRIGIIDKGRLIAVGTLNELQQGQGNMIEDHATLEQLFIQLTNDDSIAG, encoded by the coding sequence ATGATTGAAATACGCAATGTTAGCAAAACATATCGCGGCTCCAAACACCGCTCCGTCGATTCTTTATCTCTTACCATACAACCAGGGGAAATCTTTGGCTTCCTCGGCCCCAATGGAGCTGGAAAGACAACAACCATCAGAATGATGACTGGGATCTTAACACCGGATGAAGGAGATATTCAGATAGCAGGATACTCCATCAGGAAGAATGCTGTAGAGGCCAAACGATATATCGGCTATGTCCCTGATTCTCCTGAGCCATATGATCGGCTCACCGGCATGGAGTATATCAACTTTATCGCTGATATCTACCATGTAACAGTAGAAGAGCGCAAACAGCGACTTCCTCAACTATTACAAAAATTTCGTATGGAAGATGCAGTCCACCATTTTATCCATAGTTACTCACGTGGCATGAAACAAAAAGTCACCCTCATCGCCACCCTCCTTCATCAACCTCAACTATGGATTTTAGATGAGCCGATGGTGGGACTAGATCCTCAGGCAGCGCTCACACTTAAAGAGATGATGCGCCAGTATCGCGCTCTCCAACACTCCGTCTTTATCTCCACTCATGTGCTCGAAGTTGCCGAAAAACTGTGCGATCGCATCGGAATAATTGATAAAGGGCGCCTTATCGCTGTCGGTACCTTAAATGAATTACAACAAGGACAAGGCAATATGATTGAAGACCACGCCACATTAGAGCAGTTATTTATTCAACTTACAAACGATGACTCTATCGCAGGATGA
- a CDS encoding acyl-CoA dehydrogenase family protein produces the protein MSTDTIKKGGSFFIEDHAPNDIFTPEDLTEEHKMIAKTTDDFAREQVLPVLEEIEQHNFEHSERLLKEAGELGLLGADVPEKYEGLGLDKISSTLITEKFALARSFGLSHGAHVGIGTLPIVFFGNEEQKKKYLPGLATGQTIAAYALTEPVSGSDALGAKTTATLTEDGKHYILNGEKQWITNSAFADVFVVYAKVDGDKFSAFIVEKEYPGVSTGPEEKKMGIKGSSTRTLILEDAKVPAENLLGEVGKGHVIAFNILNIGRYKLAAGALGSAKRVIEVSTNYAKERKQFNIPIAKFGLIREKLANMTAKTFALESMVYRTGGYFDESLSTVDVDDGEAFAKGISEYALECSINKVFGSEVLDYVADEGVQIHGGYGFMQEYEVENIYRDSRINRIFEGTNEINRLLIPATLMRKAMKGELPLLQVAQGLQEELLTMMPAMPEENPAALEIEAKKIAHAKKIFLMTAGLAVEKYQQDLQKQQEILRDLADIGIELYAMESAYLRTLKAIEKVGEEKAAAKIDLVTAYVNDGFAKIEAFSRHTMAAMEEGDTLRTQLSILKKLTRFDPINEVALKQEIAKRVIEAGKYTV, from the coding sequence ATGTCGACAGATACCATTAAAAAAGGCGGAAGCTTTTTTATCGAAGATCATGCTCCAAACGATATCTTTACTCCAGAGGACTTGACTGAAGAGCATAAAATGATTGCCAAAACCACGGATGATTTTGCTCGCGAGCAAGTACTGCCGGTTTTGGAAGAAATCGAACAGCATAACTTTGAGCACAGCGAACGGTTGTTGAAAGAAGCAGGTGAACTTGGTCTTTTAGGTGCAGATGTACCTGAAAAGTATGAGGGACTTGGTTTGGATAAAATCAGTTCCACTCTTATTACTGAGAAGTTTGCATTGGCTCGTTCTTTTGGTCTGAGTCATGGTGCTCATGTAGGAATTGGTACGCTTCCAATTGTTTTCTTCGGTAACGAAGAACAGAAGAAAAAGTACCTTCCAGGTTTGGCGACCGGTCAAACAATCGCTGCATACGCGTTGACCGAACCAGTGTCTGGTTCCGATGCATTAGGCGCAAAAACGACAGCAACGTTGACCGAAGATGGTAAGCATTATATTTTGAACGGTGAAAAACAATGGATCACCAACTCTGCTTTTGCTGATGTCTTTGTTGTTTACGCAAAAGTGGACGGAGACAAATTCTCCGCGTTCATCGTAGAAAAAGAGTACCCAGGTGTAAGCACCGGGCCTGAAGAAAAGAAAATGGGGATTAAAGGTTCTTCCACTCGTACTCTTATTCTTGAAGATGCAAAAGTTCCAGCAGAAAACTTGCTCGGTGAAGTAGGGAAAGGTCACGTTATCGCCTTTAATATTTTGAACATCGGTCGTTACAAGTTGGCAGCAGGTGCATTGGGTTCCGCTAAGCGTGTAATCGAAGTTTCCACTAACTACGCGAAAGAGCGGAAGCAGTTTAATATTCCAATTGCTAAGTTTGGTCTCATCCGTGAGAAATTGGCAAACATGACTGCAAAAACCTTCGCATTGGAAAGTATGGTATACCGTACAGGTGGCTACTTCGACGAGAGTTTGAGCACAGTTGATGTAGACGACGGTGAGGCATTTGCAAAAGGTATCTCCGAATATGCGCTTGAGTGCTCCATCAACAAAGTATTTGGCTCTGAAGTACTTGACTATGTAGCGGACGAAGGTGTGCAAATCCATGGTGGTTATGGCTTCATGCAAGAGTATGAAGTGGAAAACATCTACCGTGATTCACGTATTAACCGTATTTTCGAAGGGACCAATGAAATTAACCGTCTCTTGATCCCAGCTACCTTGATGCGTAAAGCGATGAAAGGTGAATTGCCTCTTCTACAAGTAGCACAAGGCTTACAAGAAGAATTGTTGACCATGATGCCAGCGATGCCAGAAGAAAACCCAGCTGCTTTGGAGATTGAAGCGAAGAAAATCGCGCATGCGAAGAAGATCTTCCTTATGACAGCGGGTCTGGCTGTTGAAAAGTATCAGCAAGATCTACAAAAGCAGCAAGAAATTTTGCGTGACCTCGCTGATATTGGTATCGAGCTTTATGCGATGGAAAGTGCTTATCTCCGCACTCTTAAAGCAATCGAAAAAGTGGGCGAAGAAAAAGCAGCTGCAAAAATTGATCTCGTAACTGCCTACGTAAATGACGGCTTTGCTAAAATCGAAGCTTTCTCCCGTCACACCATGGCAGCGATGGAAGAAGGCGATACTCTACGTACGCAGCTCTCCATCTTGAAAAAATTGACCCGTTTTGATCCAATCAACGAAGTAGCGTTGAAACAAGAGATTGCAAAACGCGTGATCGAAGCAGGCAAATATACCGTATAA
- a CDS encoding ferredoxin family protein: protein MAYVITSPCKTEKAADCVDVCPVDAIHGDDVMFYIDPDTCIDCGACEPVCPVEAIYEEEFVPDDEKQFTEINAKFFAD from the coding sequence TTGGCTTATGTGATTACTTCTCCATGCAAAACTGAGAAAGCAGCAGATTGTGTTGATGTTTGTCCGGTGGATGCCATTCATGGGGATGACGTTATGTTTTATATTGACCCCGATACCTGTATTGACTGTGGTGCATGTGAGCCTGTATGCCCTGTAGAAGCAATTTACGAAGAGGAATTTGTTCCAGACGATGAAAAACAATTTACAGAGATCAACGCAAAATTTTTCGCTGATTAA
- a CDS encoding DUF2935 domain-containing protein, protein MELSVWQEHRFWLGVLDDHAVFVYDFLAPKEKEWVQAAEEYNARFRLLESELMKIQREAPASSQEMIEFARRAYPVVTGYYELESRIQRLRIMNDIQISLTPTYFNGTLAENDEYIRMLKYYTNGQVPPRLSLVDLSDLWLTDQYGHASLLFFDLDLIEGDILARTNKFRDQFATLLLQNRAIKGYLRMQEQGFPRQEKLAYVTATTVNEFYRFVEYVVREYELERLMNRTSLRFLEHHLPESCYFLKKLSYYAPAVNIPHNCSLINPATETKE, encoded by the coding sequence ATGGAGTTATCAGTCTGGCAAGAGCATCGTTTTTGGCTGGGCGTGTTAGATGATCATGCTGTGTTTGTATATGATTTTTTAGCACCGAAGGAGAAAGAGTGGGTGCAAGCCGCTGAGGAGTATAACGCACGTTTTCGTCTACTTGAAAGTGAGTTGATGAAGATTCAGCGAGAAGCACCCGCTTCGTCTCAAGAGATGATAGAGTTTGCCCGTCGTGCATATCCGGTGGTGACTGGATATTATGAACTGGAAAGCCGTATTCAGCGCTTGCGAATCATGAACGATATTCAGATTTCGTTAACCCCTACATACTTTAATGGGACTTTAGCAGAAAATGATGAGTATATTAGGATGCTCAAATATTACACCAATGGTCAAGTTCCTCCGCGATTATCCCTTGTCGACTTAAGTGATCTATGGTTGACTGATCAATATGGGCACGCCTCTCTTCTTTTCTTTGATTTAGATTTAATAGAAGGAGATATTTTGGCGCGCACCAATAAGTTTCGTGATCAATTTGCGACACTCTTACTGCAAAATAGAGCCATAAAAGGATATCTGCGAATGCAAGAGCAAGGATTCCCTAGGCAGGAGAAACTAGCATATGTGACAGCAACAACAGTAAATGAATTTTATCGCTTTGTGGAATACGTAGTGCGCGAATATGAACTGGAACGATTGATGAACAGAACCAGCCTTCGCTTTCTGGAACATCATTTGCCCGAATCATGTTACTTTCTTAAGAAGCTCTCTTACTATGCACCAGCGGTAAACATTCCGCACAATTGCTCTTTGATCAATCCGGCAACAGAGACGAAAGAATAA
- a CDS encoding acetyl-CoA C-acyltransferase: MREAVIVAGVRTAVGKANRGALKNHRPDELGATVVSELMKRTPQLDPKDVEDVILGCSFPEGEQGMNLGRIVAMRAGLPSTVPGMTVNRFCSSGLQTIGIAAEKIMSGFADVIVAGGVESMSMVPMGGSKPAPNPYLMDHMPEAYMSMGHTAEEVAKRFNISREEQDAFAVESHKRALDAIQAGRFKEEIVPVKVTNRSLGADGKVKEEEFIFDTDEGVRPNTSMEGLAKLKPAFRVKGSVTAGNSSQTSDGAAGVIVMSRERAEELGIKPLAIFRSFMLGGVDPDIMGIGPVVAIPKALEKAGITLDQVDLIELNEAFASQSLEVIRQLELNPEIVNVNGGAIAMGHPLGCTGAKLTVSIMHELKRRNGKYGLITMCIGGGMGAAGVIEMVD, translated from the coding sequence ATGCGTGAAGCTGTGATCGTAGCTGGTGTACGGACTGCCGTCGGGAAGGCAAATCGTGGTGCACTGAAAAATCATCGTCCAGATGAACTAGGCGCAACAGTAGTGAGCGAATTGATGAAGCGCACACCACAACTGGATCCGAAAGATGTAGAAGATGTGATCTTGGGTTGTTCATTCCCAGAAGGGGAACAGGGTATGAATCTAGGGCGTATCGTTGCGATGCGCGCAGGTCTACCGAGTACTGTACCTGGAATGACGGTTAACCGTTTTTGTTCTTCGGGGCTACAAACGATCGGCATTGCTGCGGAGAAAATCATGTCAGGCTTTGCTGATGTGATCGTGGCAGGTGGCGTTGAGAGTATGAGTATGGTGCCGATGGGTGGTAGCAAGCCAGCCCCCAATCCATACTTGATGGATCATATGCCAGAAGCATATATGTCTATGGGTCACACGGCAGAAGAAGTGGCGAAGCGGTTTAACATCTCGCGCGAGGAGCAGGATGCTTTCGCGGTAGAGAGCCATAAACGCGCGCTCGATGCTATCCAAGCAGGGCGTTTTAAAGAAGAAATCGTTCCTGTCAAAGTAACCAACCGCAGTCTTGGTGCTGACGGAAAAGTAAAAGAAGAAGAGTTTATCTTTGATACAGATGAAGGTGTACGTCCAAACACTTCTATGGAAGGGTTGGCTAAGTTAAAGCCAGCATTTCGTGTAAAAGGGAGTGTAACAGCAGGAAACTCTTCACAAACCAGTGATGGTGCTGCGGGCGTAATCGTTATGTCTCGTGAACGTGCTGAAGAGCTAGGGATTAAACCGCTGGCAATCTTCCGTTCCTTCATGCTAGGCGGTGTAGATCCTGACATCATGGGTATCGGACCAGTAGTTGCCATTCCGAAAGCACTTGAAAAAGCAGGTATTACGTTAGACCAAGTAGATCTGATCGAACTAAACGAAGCATTCGCTTCTCAATCTCTTGAAGTTATTCGTCAATTGGAACTTAACCCCGAGATTGTAAATGTGAATGGTGGAGCGATCGCAATGGGTCATCCACTGGGTTGTACTGGTGCAAAGCTGACAGTTAGCATTATGCATGAATTGAAGCGTCGCAACGGAAAATACGGATTGATCACCATGTGTATCGGTGGCGGCATGGGTGCTGCTGGCGTTATTGAAATGGTAGACTAA
- a CDS encoding DUF1259 domain-containing protein produces the protein MFGEILGATSSLNADRSACVATFLRNLPIRVKGRPATILNLSSFCFESLGRDGKALNVGTIPLLTNEVDPLIRSLNREGIIVSRTAVRVQFEVPSLTNIYFQAVENPILFAIKVAKVLQENKITRSLAGTQSSPAFQRLCQRFVSILDGFANTTFPGVCISFQSRDFPVRISGKPVVDNIVKSVVAGFESLSSDGKALCLADVTLLTDEVQPFIRRVRQQTGFMVASITDRFLSIEPTLSYVFLQTIANPILFANQLAAVLPLQRAPAPA, from the coding sequence TTGTTTGGAGAAATATTAGGAGCCACCTCCAGCCTGAATGCTGATAGAAGTGCGTGTGTGGCAACTTTCCTCCGTAATCTCCCTATAAGAGTAAAAGGAAGACCAGCCACTATCTTAAATCTCTCCTCTTTTTGTTTCGAGTCATTGGGTCGCGATGGGAAGGCTCTCAATGTAGGTACCATTCCCCTTTTAACCAATGAGGTGGATCCGTTGATCCGTTCCTTGAATCGCGAGGGAATCATAGTTTCAAGAACAGCTGTGCGAGTCCAATTTGAAGTGCCTTCTTTGACCAACATCTACTTTCAGGCAGTGGAAAATCCCATTCTTTTCGCAATAAAAGTAGCAAAAGTGTTGCAAGAAAATAAGATCACAAGGAGCTTAGCCGGAACCCAATCATCTCCTGCTTTCCAGAGGTTATGTCAGCGATTTGTAAGCATTTTAGACGGATTTGCTAATACGACATTTCCAGGGGTATGTATCTCCTTCCAATCGAGGGATTTCCCGGTTCGAATTTCTGGGAAGCCCGTAGTAGACAACATTGTGAAGTCGGTTGTCGCAGGGTTTGAATCCCTTTCTTCGGATGGAAAGGCACTCTGTTTGGCTGATGTGACATTGTTAACTGATGAGGTCCAACCTTTTATCCGTAGGGTTCGTCAACAGACAGGATTCATGGTCGCTTCAATAACCGACCGCTTCCTCTCGATTGAACCCACCTTATCCTATGTATTTTTACAGACGATTGCTAACCCCATTCTGTTTGCCAATCAATTGGCAGCTGTTCTACCTTTACAAAGAGCTCCGGCCCCTGCATAA
- a CDS encoding 3-hydroxyacyl-CoA dehydrogenase/enoyl-CoA hydratase family protein: MASIKRAAVIGSGVMGAAIAGHLSNVGIPTLLLDIVPRELTDKEEAKGLTLEDKVVRNRIAQTGKDRLFKEKPSPLYTKEMANLISVGNLEDDLNQLSEVDWIIEVVVENLKIKQDLFSKIEQVWTPGTIISSNTSGISINAMVSGRSDEFRAHFLGTHFFNPPRYMKLLEIIPTSATKSEIVEEMKAFAETRLGKGVVIAKDTPNFIANRIGVYGMQITLDIMKELELSPAEVDSVTGRAMGRPKSATFRTLDMVGLDTFLNVCQTVRDNVEDPAEREAFAASDVIQKMVDNGWLGSKSGQGFYKKVKGEKGKEIHALNLDTFEYEPRKKLKAQSLEMSKRAKTDAEKLQALVYGKDKAGELAWSLTKKVLLYAAARIPEIADDIVNVDQAMKWGFNWDMGPFEVWDAIGVEKSVAKMREEGETIPALVEELLASGKTSFYQKEDHRPLAFHLGGEYKGIEEHPKTISLPRLKEQGAVVKSNSGASLVDLGDGIGLIEFHSPKGAIGGDIISMLQYVAKEGYKQFDGLVIGNDAPNFCIGANLMLILMEAQDHNWPELDVMVRQFQTTMGAMRYLNIPVVAAPHGMTLGGGVETILPTDHIQYAGETYMGLVEVGVGLIPGGGGNKEMLYRLTKDIDPKNAVARQAAVNKAFETIAMAKVSTSGEEGRKHGFLKDSDSMSANTDHLIYDAKQAALSMAKRGYVAPQPMKLSVVGETGYNTLRLGAYNLLESGYISEHDYKIASKLAFVLAGGNLPEGTIVSEQYLLDLEREAFLSLAGEPKSQQRMMHMLSKNKPLRN; the protein is encoded by the coding sequence TTGGCAAGTATCAAACGCGCGGCTGTCATCGGTTCCGGTGTAATGGGTGCAGCCATTGCTGGTCATTTGTCCAATGTAGGGATCCCAACATTATTGTTGGATATTGTCCCACGTGAACTAACAGACAAGGAAGAAGCAAAAGGGTTAACCTTAGAGGATAAGGTGGTACGTAACCGAATTGCACAAACCGGGAAAGATCGACTCTTTAAGGAGAAGCCATCTCCCCTCTATACAAAAGAAATGGCTAACCTTATCTCGGTTGGTAACTTAGAAGATGATTTGAATCAGTTATCTGAAGTAGATTGGATCATCGAAGTAGTTGTAGAGAATCTGAAAATTAAGCAAGATCTCTTTAGCAAAATTGAACAGGTATGGACACCTGGTACGATTATCAGTTCCAACACTTCTGGTATTTCTATTAATGCAATGGTATCTGGACGTTCGGATGAGTTTCGTGCTCATTTCCTAGGTACGCACTTCTTTAATCCACCACGTTATATGAAGTTACTTGAAATCATCCCGACGTCGGCGACCAAGTCCGAAATCGTGGAAGAGATGAAAGCGTTTGCGGAAACTCGCCTGGGTAAAGGCGTGGTTATTGCTAAAGATACGCCTAACTTTATTGCAAACCGGATTGGTGTATACGGTATGCAAATTACGCTTGATATTATGAAAGAGTTAGAGTTAAGTCCAGCTGAAGTAGACTCCGTGACCGGACGTGCGATGGGTCGTCCGAAGAGCGCTACTTTCCGCACCTTGGACATGGTAGGGCTTGATACCTTTTTAAATGTGTGTCAAACCGTACGTGATAACGTAGAAGATCCAGCGGAAAGAGAAGCGTTTGCTGCGTCTGATGTTATACAGAAGATGGTAGATAACGGATGGCTCGGTTCGAAATCTGGTCAAGGATTTTATAAAAAAGTAAAAGGGGAAAAAGGGAAGGAAATTCATGCCCTTAACCTGGATACGTTTGAATATGAACCACGTAAGAAGTTGAAAGCACAATCGCTTGAAATGTCTAAGCGTGCTAAAACTGATGCAGAAAAATTACAAGCATTGGTATACGGCAAAGATAAAGCAGGTGAGCTCGCTTGGTCACTCACAAAGAAAGTGCTTCTCTACGCGGCAGCACGTATTCCTGAAATCGCAGACGATATCGTCAATGTGGATCAAGCGATGAAATGGGGCTTCAACTGGGACATGGGTCCGTTTGAAGTGTGGGATGCCATCGGTGTAGAAAAGTCGGTAGCTAAAATGCGTGAAGAGGGAGAAACCATTCCAGCACTTGTAGAGGAATTGTTGGCTAGTGGTAAAACTTCCTTCTACCAAAAAGAAGACCATCGTCCGCTCGCTTTCCACCTCGGTGGGGAGTACAAAGGAATTGAGGAACATCCAAAAACAATTTCCCTTCCTCGCCTGAAAGAGCAAGGCGCAGTTGTGAAATCAAATAGCGGTGCTAGCTTGGTTGATCTTGGCGACGGAATTGGGCTGATTGAGTTCCATTCTCCTAAGGGAGCAATTGGCGGCGATATTATCAGCATGCTTCAATACGTAGCCAAAGAAGGCTATAAGCAGTTTGACGGTCTCGTGATCGGAAATGACGCTCCTAACTTCTGTATCGGTGCGAATTTGATGCTGATTCTGATGGAAGCACAAGATCATAACTGGCCAGAACTTGATGTGATGGTGCGCCAATTCCAAACAACGATGGGTGCGATGCGCTACCTCAACATTCCAGTTGTGGCTGCTCCCCATGGTATGACCTTAGGTGGTGGGGTAGAAACGATCTTGCCAACGGATCATATCCAGTATGCGGGTGAAACTTACATGGGTCTAGTGGAAGTAGGCGTAGGTCTTATTCCAGGTGGTGGCGGTAATAAAGAAATGTTGTATCGCCTCACAAAAGATATTGATCCAAAGAATGCGGTTGCACGTCAAGCAGCTGTTAACAAAGCGTTTGAAACCATTGCGATGGCAAAAGTTTCGACCAGTGGTGAAGAAGGCCGTAAGCATGGCTTCTTGAAAGATAGCGATAGCATGTCGGCTAACACTGATCACCTTATCTACGATGCGAAACAAGCGGCTTTGTCGATGGCGAAGCGTGGTTATGTTGCACCACAACCGATGAAACTGTCGGTTGTAGGGGAGACGGGGTATAACACCTTGCGCTTGGGTGCGTATAACTTGCTTGAGTCCGGATACATCTCCGAGCATGATTATAAAATTGCTTCGAAGTTAGCGTTTGTTCTAGCTGGTGGTAACCTACCAGAAGGAACGATCGTATCAGAGCAATACCTCTTGGATCTCGAACGTGAGGCATTTTTAAGTCTCGCAGGTGAGCCGAAATCGCAACAACGGATGATGCATATGTTGTCGAAGAACAAACCACTTCGCAACTAG
- a CDS encoding proline dehydrogenase family protein, protein MSISRKVILTVAGNRLVTSLVSRYGMKLGAARFVAGIQLKESIEIVKALNHDGLIVTLDLLGESVTTEAEATACTEAVMNIFDGIAEQHVQANVSVKLTQLGLDIDPQFCYENMKRIVAKAKQYNNFVRIDMEDSPRIDVTIDIFQRLLEEFGKEHVGLVVQSYLYRTQRDAEKLASWGANLRIVKGAYKEPTELVYPNKKDVDQNYLDLVRMHLEKGCYTAVATHDETIINWTKQYVQKHGLTSDHFEFQMLYGIRTGLQKQLVQEGYKVRVYTPFGKDWYPYFTRRIAERPANALFVLKSLFKK, encoded by the coding sequence ATGTCCATTTCGCGTAAGGTGATATTAACTGTTGCTGGTAACCGACTAGTTACTTCGCTAGTCTCCCGCTATGGGATGAAACTAGGAGCAGCAAGATTTGTGGCAGGCATTCAACTTAAAGAAAGTATAGAAATTGTGAAAGCGCTTAATCATGATGGGCTGATCGTTACCTTAGACCTACTTGGGGAAAGTGTGACTACAGAAGCCGAGGCCACTGCCTGCACAGAAGCTGTCATGAACATCTTTGATGGAATAGCAGAGCAACACGTTCAAGCCAATGTTTCTGTGAAGCTGACACAGCTCGGGTTAGACATCGATCCCCAATTCTGTTATGAAAATATGAAACGGATTGTCGCTAAAGCAAAACAATATAACAACTTTGTCCGCATCGATATGGAGGACAGCCCACGCATTGACGTTACCATCGATATTTTCCAGCGTTTATTAGAAGAGTTTGGTAAGGAACATGTCGGACTTGTTGTTCAATCTTACTTATATCGCACGCAAAGGGACGCAGAAAAACTAGCATCATGGGGGGCTAATCTGCGTATTGTCAAAGGGGCCTATAAAGAGCCTACTGAATTGGTATACCCTAACAAAAAGGATGTAGACCAAAATTATCTTGACCTTGTGCGTATGCATTTAGAAAAAGGGTGTTACACCGCTGTCGCCACCCATGATGAGACCATCATTAACTGGACAAAACAATATGTACAGAAACACGGTCTCACATCCGATCATTTCGAATTCCAAATGCTGTACGGCATCCGTACCGGCTTGCAAAAACAATTAGTGCAAGAAGGTTATAAAGTACGCGTATATACCCCTTTTGGTAAGGACTGGTACCCATACTTCACTCGTCGCATCGCCGAACGTCCTGCCAATGCTCTATTTGTATTGAAAAGTTTATTTAAAAAATAA